From Vibrio splendidus, a single genomic window includes:
- a CDS encoding ABC transporter ATP-binding protein, giving the protein MSEPLISIRNLCVDYITESGDVRACNNVSFDIAPGEVFGLAGESGCGKSTVAFSLMRLHKPPAYISGGEVIFNGENILEYSDERMQAFRWSEMSMVFQSAMNALNPVLPMEEQFCDVIMHHTNMTREQAKQRAEGLLEIVDIHPSRLSDYPHQFSGGMRQRLVIAIALALNPKLIIMDEPTTALDVVVQREILQKIYALKEEFGFSILFITHDLSLMVEFSDRIGIMYSGELIEVANSQDILENPYHPYTKGLGSSFPPLTGPKTKLAGIPGNPLNLLEIPEGCRFQARCDRVHEACTKVPTKLRSIDPGHLSNCHLYGDPIVQRKL; this is encoded by the coding sequence ATGTCTGAACCACTAATTTCAATCCGTAACTTATGCGTGGATTACATCACAGAGTCTGGCGATGTTCGCGCGTGTAATAACGTAAGTTTTGACATCGCTCCGGGTGAAGTCTTCGGCTTAGCTGGTGAATCTGGCTGTGGTAAATCAACCGTTGCTTTCTCTCTTATGCGTCTTCATAAGCCGCCCGCTTACATCAGTGGTGGTGAAGTCATCTTCAATGGTGAGAACATCCTTGAATACAGTGACGAACGTATGCAAGCGTTCCGATGGAGCGAGATGTCGATGGTATTCCAGAGTGCAATGAACGCACTCAATCCTGTACTTCCAATGGAAGAACAGTTCTGTGATGTGATTATGCATCACACCAACATGACTCGTGAACAAGCTAAGCAACGTGCTGAAGGTCTACTTGAAATTGTCGATATTCACCCGAGCCGATTGAGTGACTACCCTCACCAATTCTCTGGCGGCATGCGTCAACGCTTAGTTATTGCTATCGCTTTAGCATTGAATCCAAAGCTGATCATTATGGATGAGCCAACGACCGCGCTTGATGTGGTTGTTCAACGCGAAATTCTACAAAAGATCTATGCACTAAAAGAAGAGTTTGGTTTCTCAATTCTGTTCATCACCCATGACTTGTCATTGATGGTCGAGTTCTCTGACCGTATCGGCATCATGTACTCAGGTGAGCTTATCGAGGTCGCGAACTCTCAAGATATTCTAGAAAACCCTTACCACCCTTACACCAAAGGGTTGGGTAGTTCTTTCCCTCCACTAACAGGGCCAAAGACAAAACTAGCGGGTATTCCGGGCAACCCTCTGAACCTCTTAGAGATTCCTGAAGGGTGTCGTTTCCAAGCTCGATGTGACCGTGTACATGAAGCTTGTACTAAGGTGCCAACCAAGCTGCGCTCTATCGACCCGGGACACTTGTCTAACTGCCACCTGTACGGTGACCCAATAGTACAAAGAAAGCTATAG
- a CDS encoding ABC transporter permease gives MKDILKLIWRNPMALTGVIILSIFILGAIAAPLITKHVPDKRTGNPHEYPGFVVKSAQTNPDGWVAQNLADDRRTLIMSKKADHVLGTTRMGRDVWSQVVYGARVSLAVGFGAGLTVCLLATVIGVSAGYFGGRVDDILTAAMNIMLVIPQYPLLFVVAAFIGEAGPLTITLVIGFMSWAWGARVVRSQTLALREKEFVKAAEVLGESSFRIIFVEILPNLISIVGASFIGSVMYAIMMEATISFLGLGDPNTISWGIMLYNVQTSSSMLIGAWWELLAPCIALTLLVTGLALLNFAVDEIANPQLRSHKGMKRWKKLAAQDKEEREPELPPQNALWSGDK, from the coding sequence CGCAATCCGATGGCCCTAACCGGTGTCATTATCCTAAGTATTTTTATTCTTGGTGCTATTGCGGCTCCATTGATCACCAAACATGTACCAGACAAGCGTACAGGTAACCCACACGAGTACCCTGGCTTCGTCGTAAAGTCTGCACAAACGAACCCTGACGGCTGGGTTGCTCAAAACCTAGCAGACGACCGTCGCACACTTATCATGTCTAAGAAGGCAGACCACGTACTAGGGACAACTCGTATGGGGCGTGACGTTTGGTCACAAGTGGTATACGGCGCACGTGTATCTCTGGCTGTAGGTTTTGGTGCGGGCCTTACCGTATGTTTACTAGCAACGGTTATCGGTGTTTCCGCGGGCTACTTTGGCGGCCGTGTCGATGACATTTTGACAGCCGCAATGAACATCATGCTGGTTATTCCTCAATACCCATTACTGTTCGTAGTTGCAGCCTTTATCGGTGAGGCTGGGCCACTCACCATAACCTTAGTTATCGGCTTTATGTCCTGGGCTTGGGGCGCGCGTGTTGTTCGTTCCCAAACGTTAGCACTGCGTGAAAAAGAGTTTGTAAAAGCCGCTGAAGTTTTGGGTGAATCTTCATTCCGTATCATCTTCGTAGAGATTCTTCCAAACCTTATCTCTATCGTTGGCGCGAGCTTCATCGGTTCGGTGATGTACGCAATCATGATGGAAGCTACGATTTCGTTCCTAGGTCTTGGTGACCCGAACACAATCAGCTGGGGCATCATGCTTTACAACGTTCAAACCTCTTCATCAATGCTGATTGGCGCTTGGTGGGAACTGTTGGCTCCTTGTATCGCATTGACACTACTTGTAACTGGCCTCGCTCTACTTAACTTCGCGGTCGATGAAATTGCCAACCCGCAACTGCGTTCTCACAAAGGCATGAAGCGTTGGAAAAAACTAGCGGCTCAAGATAAAGAAGAACGTGAACCAGAACTACCACCACAAAATGCACTTTGGAGCGGAGATAAATAA
- a CDS encoding ABC transporter ATP-binding protein, which translates to MSKDFGQLLVEGKNVVKDFPISSTTIQTPMMRAINDVSFKMYKSRGLAVVGESGSGKSTTAKMIAKMYAPSGGTIEYKGRDIQEISSRKDLMHYREGVQMVWQDPFGSLNPTHNIFHHIARPLLIHKKVSPGNKKELQERVYDLLEQVGLVPPQATAEKYPHQLSGGQRQRVNLARNIAVGAEVVLADEPTSMLDVSIRAGVLNLMEEMKFEKQMSLLYITHDIATARYIAEDLSVMYVGHMVEWGDTDDVIANPQHPYTQLLVSAVPDPKKSIHDQLAGNKGEIPLWTPVSAGCPFAGRCTHAMDKCKEQLPGVTQLADNHFVRCYLHES; encoded by the coding sequence ATGAGCAAAGATTTCGGTCAATTATTGGTAGAAGGCAAGAATGTCGTAAAAGACTTCCCAATAAGCAGTACCACCATTCAAACCCCAATGATGCGTGCGATTAACGACGTGTCATTCAAGATGTACAAAAGCCGTGGCCTAGCGGTAGTTGGTGAGTCTGGTTCAGGCAAATCAACAACAGCAAAAATGATCGCAAAAATGTACGCGCCTTCGGGCGGTACGATCGAATACAAAGGTCGCGATATCCAAGAGATCTCAAGCAGAAAAGATCTCATGCACTACCGTGAAGGTGTGCAGATGGTATGGCAAGACCCGTTTGGTTCACTGAACCCAACACACAATATCTTCCACCACATCGCTCGCCCTTTGTTGATCCACAAAAAAGTATCTCCGGGCAACAAGAAAGAGTTACAGGAACGTGTATACGATCTTCTAGAGCAAGTGGGGTTAGTACCACCGCAAGCGACGGCAGAAAAGTACCCTCACCAACTCTCAGGTGGCCAGCGTCAACGTGTCAACCTTGCACGTAACATCGCGGTAGGTGCGGAAGTGGTTCTCGCCGATGAGCCAACCTCAATGCTTGATGTATCGATTCGAGCAGGTGTCTTGAACCTAATGGAAGAGATGAAATTTGAGAAGCAAATGTCTCTACTTTACATCACTCACGACATCGCAACGGCTCGTTACATCGCTGAAGATCTTTCCGTAATGTACGTTGGACACATGGTGGAATGGGGCGATACCGATGACGTTATTGCTAACCCTCAACACCCTTACACTCAGCTATTGGTTTCGGCAGTTCCAGATCCTAAGAAATCGATCCACGACCAACTAGCAGGTAACAAAGGGGAGATCCCACTTTGGACACCAGTATCAGCAGGTTGCCCATTTGCAGGCCGTTGTACTCACGCGATGGACAAGTGTAAAGAACAGCTGCCTGGGGTTACACAGTTAGCTGATAACCACTTTGTACGTTGTTACCTACACGAAAGCTAA